A genomic segment from Juglans regia cultivar Chandler chromosome 14, Walnut 2.0, whole genome shotgun sequence encodes:
- the LOC108996970 gene encoding pentatricopeptide repeat-containing protein At3g29230-like, which produces MMLRATLSQVIPKLRQLSSMEELEQAQAFITKAGLYTHPYALANLIAFSALSPLGSLAHAQAMFEETTKDNSFICNTMIRAYAKSVFPIKAIHIYNHMLRTNGESDHFTYTFVLKACARASRSVEEGGSCDRFGIARKGAEIHCRFLKLGFDRDGCIQTSLVFMYSQCGFVRLARLAFDKMTEKSVASWNIMLTAYDQINDFEAANALLELMPQKNVASWNTLIARHVRSSDIEAARKLFQEMPERDAVSWNSMIACHVQVKDYAGALTLFCEMQTAEVEATEVTLISVLGACAKMGALEMGRKIHESLKEKRYNIEGYLGNALVDMYAKSGNLSLAWKVFNELKMKPISCWNAMIMGLAVHGHCEEALELFADMELRLDEIRPNRVTFIGVLIACSHQGLVGEGRQYFKRMMNEYKIMPDIKHYGCMVDLLSRWGLLYDACQVIKTMSLPSTAVLWRTLLGACRVHRNADLAEESFQELAKLEALTDGDYVLLSNIYAESERWDNVERLRNEMIGVGVLKKLGSSNIEMR; this is translated from the coding sequence ATGATGCTGAGAGCCACACTTTCTCAAGTAATCCCCAAGCTTCGGCAACTTTCTTCCATGGAAGAACTAGAACAAGCCCAAGCTTTTATCACCAAAGCCGGCCTCTACACCCACCCCTATGCGCTCGCAAATCTCATCGCTTTCTCGGCCCTGTCGCCACTAGGAAGCCTCGCGCATGCGCAAGCCATGTTCGAAGAAACTACGAAGGACAACTCTTTTATTTGTAATACAATGATTAGAGCTTACGCTAAAAGCGTTTTTCCCATTAAAGCTATTCACATTTACAACCATATGCTACGCACGAATGGTGAATCTGATCATTTTACTTATACCTTTGTACTAAAGGCGTGTGCTAGAGCTTCGAGGTCCGTGGAAGAAGGTGGATCATGCGATCGCTTTGGTATTGCTCGTAAGGGAGCTGAGATTCATTGCCGGTTTTTGAAGTTGGGGTTTGATCGTGATGGTTGTATTCAGACCTCGCTTGTTTTTATGTATTCTCAGTGTGGGTTTGTACGCCTCGCTCGTCTAGCGTTCGATAAAATGACTGAAAAAAGTGTCGCATCGTGGAATATCATGCTAACGGCCTATGATCAAATTAATGATTTCGAAGCGGCGAATGCTCTACTCGAGTTGATGCCTCAGAAAAATGTGGCTTCCTGGAACACCTTAATCGCAAGGCATGTTAGGTCCAGTGACATTGAAGCTGCTAGAAAGTTGTTTCAAGAGATGCCTGAAAGGGATGCGGTCTCTTGGAATTCCATGATTGCTTGTCATGTTCAGGTTAAGGATTATGCTGGAGCATTGACACTCTTCTGTGAAATGCAAACTGCTGAGGTGGAGGCAACAGAAGTAACGCTTATATCCGTTCTGGGTGCTTGTGCCAAGATGGGTGCATTGGAGATGGGTAGGAAGATCCACGAGTCCTTGAAAGAGAAGAGATACAACATTGAAGGGTACTTGGGTAATGCACTTGTAGATATGTATGCTAAATCTGGGAATTTGAGTCTGGCATGGAAAGTATTCAATGAGCTGAAAATGAAACCGATTAGTTGTTGGAATGCAATGATTATGGGTTTGGCCGTCCATGGTCATTGTGAGGAAGCTTTAGAATTGTTTGCAGACATGGAGTTAAGGCTAGACGAGATCAGGCCTAATCGGGTAACTTTCATTGGTGTCCTAATTGCTTGTAGCCATCAGGGTTTGGTGGGAGAAGGGCGTCAATACTTCAAGCGCATGATGAATGAGTACAAGATCATGCCTGATATAAAGCATTATGGTTGCATGGTCGATCTTCTTAGTAGATGGGGATTGCTATATGATGCTTGCCAGGTGATCAAAACAATGTCTTTGCCCTCGACCGCTGTGTTGTGGAGGACATTGTTGGGTGCGTGTAGGGTTCACAGGAATGCAGATTTGGCCGAGGAATCTTTCCAAGAGCTTGCCAAGTTGGAAGCTCTTACTGATGGAGATTATGTTTTGTTATCGAACATTTATGCTGAATCTGAGAGATGGGATAACGTTGAGCGACTGCGGAATGAAATGATTGGTGTTGGAGTCCTGAAGAAACTTGGCTCCAGCAatatagagatgagatga
- the LOC108996971 gene encoding SAGA-associated factor 11-like, translated as MSVPNEDKMASHAQLSSHFFGDLLDSIIVDVASECHRIARLGLDRNLEEEEEELKLSAQARERVADPNNSGEANSKYVVDIFGQTHPPIASDIFECMNCHRPIMAGRFAPHLEKCMGKGRKARLKGTRSSTAAQNRHSRGSPVSTYPPYPNSTSTNQLSNGTSGVAGEEYSNGTFPES; from the exons ATGTCAGTGCCTAACGAGGACAAAATGGCTTCTCATGCTCAG ctttcatctcatttttttgggGATCTCCTTGATTCCAttattgttgatgtggcatctgagtGTCATCGAATAGCAAGGTTGGGCCTTGATCGTAAtttggaagaagaggaagaagaactgAAGCTTTCAGCACAAGCTCGGGAAAGGGTAGCTGATCCTAATAACAGTGGTGAAGCTAATAGCAAGTATGTGGTTGACATATTTGGACAAACTCATCCTCCTATAGCCAGTGATATATTTGAGTGCATGAATTGTCATCGTCCTATCATGGCTGGGAGATTTGCTCCTCATTTGGAGAAGTGCATGGGAAAG GGTAGAAAGGCTCGACTCAAGGGAACAAGAAGTAGCACAGCCGCACAGAACCGGCATTCACGAGGAAGCCCTGTTTCTACATACCCTCCTTATCCAAATTCCACCAGCACAAACCAGTTATCAAACGGAACATCCGGTGTTGCAGGTGAGGAGTACTCAAATGGCACATTTCCAGAGTCATGA